From Symphalangus syndactylus isolate Jambi chromosome 17, NHGRI_mSymSyn1-v2.1_pri, whole genome shotgun sequence, one genomic window encodes:
- the ZNF569 gene encoding zinc finger protein 569 isoform X2 — MTQSQGIVTFKDVAIDFTQEEWKRLDPAQRNLYRNVMLENYNNLITVGYPFTKPDVIFKLEQEEEPWVMEEEVLRRHWQGEIWGVDEHQKNQDRLLRQVEVKFQKTLTEEKGNECQKKFANVFPLNSDFFPSRHNLYEYDLFGKCLEHNFDCHNNVKCLTRKEHCEYKEPVKSYGNSSSHFVITPFKCNHCGKGFNQTLDLIRHLRIHTGEKPYECSNCRKAFSHKEKLSKHYKIHSREQSYKCNECGKAFIKMSNLIRHQRIHTGEKPYACKECEKSFSQKSNLIDHEKIHTGEKPYECNECGKAFSQKQSLIAHQKVHTGEKPYACNECGKAFPRIASLALHMRSHTGEKPYKCDKCGKAFSQFSMLIIHVRIHTGEKPYECNECGKAFSQSSALTVHMRSHTGEKPYECKECRKAFSHKKNFITHQKIHTREKPYECNECGKAFIQMSNLVRHQRIHTGEKPYICKECGKAFSQKSNLIAHEKIHSGEKPYECNECGKAFSQKQNFITHQKVHTGEKPYDCNECGKAFSQIASLTLHLRSHTGEKPYECDKCGKAFSQCSLLNLHMRSHTGEKPYVCNECGKAFSQRTSLIVHMRGHTGEKPYECNKCGKAFSQSSSLTIHIRGHTGEKPFDCSKCGKAFSQISSLTLHMRKHTGEKPYHCIECGKAFSQKSHLVRHQRIHTH; from the exons GGAATAGTGACATTCAAAGATGTGGCTATCGACTTCACCCAGGAGGAGTGGAAGAGACTGGATCCTGCTCAGAGAAACCTATACCGGAACGTGATGCTAGAAAACTATAACAACTTAATCACAGTGG GCTATCCGTTCACCAAACCTGATGTGATTTTCAAATTGGAGCAAGAAGAAGAACCATGGGTGATGGAGGAAGAAGTATTAAGGAGACACTGGCAAG GAGAAATATGGGGAGTTGATGAGCATCAGAAAAACCAGGACAGACTTTTGAGACAAGTTGAAGTTAAATTCCAGAAAACACTGACTGAAGAAAAAGGCAATGAATGTCAAAAGAAATTTGCAAATGTATTTCCTCTGAACTCTGATTTTTTCCCTTCCAGACACAATCTCTATGAGTATGACTTATTTGGAAAGTGTTTAGAACATAATTTTGACTGTCATAATAATGTGAAATGCCTTACAAGAAAGGAACATTGTGAATATAAGGAACCTGTGAAATCATATGGTAATAGCTCATCCCATTTTGTCATTACCCCCTTTAAGTGTAATCATTGTGGAAAAGGCTTCAATCAGACTTTGGACCTCATCAGACATctgagaattcatactggagagaaaccctatgaatgtagtAACTGTAGAAAAGCCTTCAGTCACAAGGAAAAACTTAGTAAACATTATAAAATTCACAGTAGGGAGCAGTcttacaaatgtaatgaatgtggtaAAGCTTTCATTAAAATGTCAAATCTCATTAGACAtcaaagaattcatactggagagaagccctatgCATGTAAGGAATGTGAGAAGTCCTTCAGCCAGAAATCAAATCTTATTGATCATGaaaaaattcatactggagagaaaccttatgaatgtaatGAGTGTGGAAAAGCATTCAGCCAGAAGCAAAGCCTCATTGCACATCAGAAAGTTCATACTGGGGAGAAACCTTATGCATGTAATGAATGTGGTAAAGCCTTCCCTCGAATTGCATCCCTTGCTCTTCATATGAGAAGTCATACAGGAGAAAAACCTTATAAATGTGATAAATGTGGTAAAGCCTTCTCTCAGTTTTCCATGCTTATTATACATGTTAGAATTCATACAGGtgaaaaaccctatgaatgtaatgaGTGTGGAAAAGCCTTCTCTCAAAGCTCAGCCCTTACTGTACATATGAGAAGtcacactggtgagaaaccctatgaatgtaaggaatgcaGAAAAGCCTTCAGCCACAAGAAAAACTTCATTACACACCAGAAAATCCATACTAGAGAGAAACCTTATGagtgtaatgaatgtgggaaagcttttATACAGATGTCAAATCTTGTTAGACaccagagaattcatactggggaAAAACCCTATatatgtaaggaatgtgggaaagcctttagcCAGAAATCAAATCTCATTGCTCATGAAAAAATTCAttctggagagaaaccctatgaatgcaaTGAATGTGGTAAAGCCTTCAGCCAAAAGCAAAACTTCATTACACATCAAAaagttcatactggagagaaaccttatgatTGTAATGAATGTGGTAAAGCCTTCTCTCAGATTGCATCCCTTACCCTTCATTTGAGAAGTCATACAGGGGAAAAGCCTTATGAATGTGATAAATGTGGTAAAGCCTTCTCTCAGTGCTCACTGCTTAATTTACATATGAGAAGTCACACAGGTGAGAAGCCCTATGTATGTAATGAATGTGGTAAAGCCTTCTCTCAAAGAACTTCCCTTATTGTGCACATGAGAGGCCATACAGGtgaaaaaccctatgaatgtaataaATGTGGAAAAGCCTTCTCTCAAAGCTCATCCCTTACTATACATATACGAGGACATACAGGTGAGAAACCCTTCGACTGTAGTAAATGTGGAAAAGCCTTCTCTCAAATCTCATCTCTTACCCTTCATATGAGAAAACATACAGGTGAAAAGCCCTATCACTGTATTGAGTGTGGCAAGGCTTTCAGCCAAAAGTCACACCTTGTTAGACACCAGAGAATTCATACTCATTAG
- the ZNF569 gene encoding zinc finger protein 569 isoform X1: MDSARHHISHSTSAGPIPSQEEVEMTQSQGIVTFKDVAIDFTQEEWKRLDPAQRNLYRNVMLENYNNLITVGYPFTKPDVIFKLEQEEEPWVMEEEVLRRHWQGEIWGVDEHQKNQDRLLRQVEVKFQKTLTEEKGNECQKKFANVFPLNSDFFPSRHNLYEYDLFGKCLEHNFDCHNNVKCLTRKEHCEYKEPVKSYGNSSSHFVITPFKCNHCGKGFNQTLDLIRHLRIHTGEKPYECSNCRKAFSHKEKLSKHYKIHSREQSYKCNECGKAFIKMSNLIRHQRIHTGEKPYACKECEKSFSQKSNLIDHEKIHTGEKPYECNECGKAFSQKQSLIAHQKVHTGEKPYACNECGKAFPRIASLALHMRSHTGEKPYKCDKCGKAFSQFSMLIIHVRIHTGEKPYECNECGKAFSQSSALTVHMRSHTGEKPYECKECRKAFSHKKNFITHQKIHTREKPYECNECGKAFIQMSNLVRHQRIHTGEKPYICKECGKAFSQKSNLIAHEKIHSGEKPYECNECGKAFSQKQNFITHQKVHTGEKPYDCNECGKAFSQIASLTLHLRSHTGEKPYECDKCGKAFSQCSLLNLHMRSHTGEKPYVCNECGKAFSQRTSLIVHMRGHTGEKPYECNKCGKAFSQSSSLTIHIRGHTGEKPFDCSKCGKAFSQISSLTLHMRKHTGEKPYHCIECGKAFSQKSHLVRHQRIHTH, from the exons GGAATAGTGACATTCAAAGATGTGGCTATCGACTTCACCCAGGAGGAGTGGAAGAGACTGGATCCTGCTCAGAGAAACCTATACCGGAACGTGATGCTAGAAAACTATAACAACTTAATCACAGTGG GCTATCCGTTCACCAAACCTGATGTGATTTTCAAATTGGAGCAAGAAGAAGAACCATGGGTGATGGAGGAAGAAGTATTAAGGAGACACTGGCAAG GAGAAATATGGGGAGTTGATGAGCATCAGAAAAACCAGGACAGACTTTTGAGACAAGTTGAAGTTAAATTCCAGAAAACACTGACTGAAGAAAAAGGCAATGAATGTCAAAAGAAATTTGCAAATGTATTTCCTCTGAACTCTGATTTTTTCCCTTCCAGACACAATCTCTATGAGTATGACTTATTTGGAAAGTGTTTAGAACATAATTTTGACTGTCATAATAATGTGAAATGCCTTACAAGAAAGGAACATTGTGAATATAAGGAACCTGTGAAATCATATGGTAATAGCTCATCCCATTTTGTCATTACCCCCTTTAAGTGTAATCATTGTGGAAAAGGCTTCAATCAGACTTTGGACCTCATCAGACATctgagaattcatactggagagaaaccctatgaatgtagtAACTGTAGAAAAGCCTTCAGTCACAAGGAAAAACTTAGTAAACATTATAAAATTCACAGTAGGGAGCAGTcttacaaatgtaatgaatgtggtaAAGCTTTCATTAAAATGTCAAATCTCATTAGACAtcaaagaattcatactggagagaagccctatgCATGTAAGGAATGTGAGAAGTCCTTCAGCCAGAAATCAAATCTTATTGATCATGaaaaaattcatactggagagaaaccttatgaatgtaatGAGTGTGGAAAAGCATTCAGCCAGAAGCAAAGCCTCATTGCACATCAGAAAGTTCATACTGGGGAGAAACCTTATGCATGTAATGAATGTGGTAAAGCCTTCCCTCGAATTGCATCCCTTGCTCTTCATATGAGAAGTCATACAGGAGAAAAACCTTATAAATGTGATAAATGTGGTAAAGCCTTCTCTCAGTTTTCCATGCTTATTATACATGTTAGAATTCATACAGGtgaaaaaccctatgaatgtaatgaGTGTGGAAAAGCCTTCTCTCAAAGCTCAGCCCTTACTGTACATATGAGAAGtcacactggtgagaaaccctatgaatgtaaggaatgcaGAAAAGCCTTCAGCCACAAGAAAAACTTCATTACACACCAGAAAATCCATACTAGAGAGAAACCTTATGagtgtaatgaatgtgggaaagcttttATACAGATGTCAAATCTTGTTAGACaccagagaattcatactggggaAAAACCCTATatatgtaaggaatgtgggaaagcctttagcCAGAAATCAAATCTCATTGCTCATGAAAAAATTCAttctggagagaaaccctatgaatgcaaTGAATGTGGTAAAGCCTTCAGCCAAAAGCAAAACTTCATTACACATCAAAaagttcatactggagagaaaccttatgatTGTAATGAATGTGGTAAAGCCTTCTCTCAGATTGCATCCCTTACCCTTCATTTGAGAAGTCATACAGGGGAAAAGCCTTATGAATGTGATAAATGTGGTAAAGCCTTCTCTCAGTGCTCACTGCTTAATTTACATATGAGAAGTCACACAGGTGAGAAGCCCTATGTATGTAATGAATGTGGTAAAGCCTTCTCTCAAAGAACTTCCCTTATTGTGCACATGAGAGGCCATACAGGtgaaaaaccctatgaatgtaataaATGTGGAAAAGCCTTCTCTCAAAGCTCATCCCTTACTATACATATACGAGGACATACAGGTGAGAAACCCTTCGACTGTAGTAAATGTGGAAAAGCCTTCTCTCAAATCTCATCTCTTACCCTTCATATGAGAAAACATACAGGTGAAAAGCCCTATCACTGTATTGAGTGTGGCAAGGCTTTCAGCCAAAAGTCACACCTTGTTAGACACCAGAGAATTCATACTCATTAG